One Gemmatimonadales bacterium genomic window, CGGCCGCGCGCCCATCGCGCCGAGGACGTCGAGCGCCGCGAGCGCGCCGGCGAGCGCCATCCGATTGTTGGTGGTATCGGGATCGGAAATGAAAAAGTCGCGCCGCTCCACCGCGCCGGCGCGCCATTCGATCAGCCCGCCCGCACCGCCGGGCGTGCGCCCCTCGCGCCCATTGCCGAGGCAGCTCTCGTCGAGGTGTATCACGACGGCGTGCCCGCTCACGTCCCGATCACCTGAAACTGCTCGATCTCCTCGAGCGGGAACTCCAGCTCCTCGCCGGTCATCGGCAGCCGCGCGATGAGCGCCTCGCGCCGCCCCACGGCGCCCACCCGCACAGCCACCACGATGTACTCGGTGCCCCGGCGCGTCACCAGCGCCACCCTGAGCCCCTGCCGCGCCGCGCGCTCCAACTGGTCCATCCGCTCCGCGGTCCACCGCACCGGCGCCACGTGATCGCGCGGCCTACGTCGACACCGGCGCGGTGTACGGCCGCCGCGTGACGCGGATGCGCCCCACCGGCTCTGCCACGAGCCGCCCGATAGTCGCCGCCGCCGGCGTCCCCTCGGTGCGGAGCGCCGTGAGGAGCGCCGCTTCGTTCTCTGGTGGCACGGCGAGCAGCAGGCCGCCGGAGGTCTGCGCATCGACGGCGAGCACGCGATCGGTCTCCTCCAGGTCAGCCGCCCAATCGACGCGGTCGTTCGCGGCTTCGAGGTTGCGCGTGGTGCCGCCCGGCACGAACCCGCGCGTCGCCAGATTCCGCGCGTGCGGCAGGATCGGGAGCGCGTCGAACTCCACCTCGGCGCCGACCCGGCTCGCGTCGAGCAGGTTCGCAAGGTGCCCGAGCAGCCCGAAGCCGGTCACGTCGGTCGCGGCGCTCACTCCCACTCGGAGCGCCGCCCGCGCCGCGCCCTCGTTGAGCGCGCTCATCGATTGCACTGCGTCGGCCATCCCTGCCTCGAGCAGCGCGCCGCGCTTGAGTGCCGTCGCCAGAATGCCGGTGCCGAGCGGCTTGGTGAGCACGAGCAGGTCGCCGGCGCAGGCGCCCGAGTTGGTGAGCATCCGGTCGGGATGTACCTCGCCGACGACGGCGAGCCCGAACTTCGGCTCGGGGTCGTCCACCGAATGCCCGCCCAGCACGAGGCAGCGCGCGCGCGCGCAGGTTTCCGCGGCGCCCCGCAGCACCTCGCCCAGCATCTCGAACGAAAGCTTTTCCCGCGGCCAGCCCACCAGGTTGAGCGCGAAGAGCGGCGTCGCCCCCATCGCGTACACATCGCTCAATGCATTCGCTGCCGCAATGGCACCCCACGCCGCCGGGTCGTCCACGATGGGCGTGAAGAAATCCACCGTCGCCACGAGGGCGCGGTCGGGCGCGATCCGGTAAACGGCCGCGTCATCTCGCGTGGCCGCGTCAACGAGGACCTGCGGGTCCTCGACCATAGGCAGGGCGCGCAGAACCTGCGCGAGGTCGGCGGAGCCGAGCTTGCAGGCTCAGCCGGCGCCGTGCGAGAGCGACGTGAGTCGGATCGCGGGCCGCTGGTCGATCGGGGTGTCTGGCATGGGGCGGAAGTTATACCGGCGGAGTGCCGCCGCTACCAGGCCGTGTGGATCACCAGGCCTTGCGGATGGAATCGGCCGGCATGAGCCGCCCGCGCAGCATCACGCGCTCGACCTTGCGGGTGTTGCGGATGTCGTCGAGCGGGTCGGCGCGGAGCACGACGAGGTCGGCCGCCTTGCCTGCCACGATTGTGCCCAGCGAGTCGGCGCCGATCAGCGCCGCGCCGTTCCGGGTGGCCGCGAGCAGCGCCTCCGCCGGCGTGAACCCCGCGTGCACCAGAAGCTCGAGCTCCTGGTGCACGCTGAAGCCTGGGATGAGAAGCTGGTTTGATGCGTCGGTGCCGGTCGCCACTGTGCCGCCGGCCGCGCGGAAGCGCCTGAGGAAGAGATCCTGCATCGGGCGCGAGCGGCGGAACGCCGCCAAGTCGGACCGGCCCCAGCCGGCGCGTGCGATCATCCCCGGCACGTCCCACCGGGTCTGCTCGGCCGCGGGCACGGCGCGGAGCTCGGGGCGCGCGGTGACCAGGGTATCTTCGAGCCGGCTGAACGTCTCGTGCAGGACGAGCGTCGGCACCACGACCACATGCCGCGCCGCCAGCTCGCGGGCCACCCGATCGAGCGCGGCGGAGTCGAGCCCTGCCCAGCTCTGCTCGAACGCGGTCCAGCCTGGCCAGAAGCCGCGATAGTGCGCGCTCAGGAGCGCCGATGGATCCGCCAGCGATGCCTCGGGCACGCCGCTCATGTGCTCGTCGGAGCGGAGCCCCAGGCGGGCGGCCGTCACCGCGTCGGTGAGGCCAAGGTGTCCTGCGACCGGCAGATGGAAGGTGTTCGCCTCGTCAATGATGGCCTTGAGCACCGGGGGGTCCACCCGAGTGTACACCTTGATAAGATCCACTCCCGCCACTGCCAGTCGGTCCACCGCGCGCCGCGCGTCCGACGCGTCGTCCACCGGGATCGCGTCCGCGTAGGTCGGTGGCCGCCCATCAATCATGGCTCCCGCACTGTAGATCCGCGGGCTCGGCACCTGATCGGTGTTGGCTCGCTGGCGGAGCGCCAGGATGGTGTCGAGCGTGCCGTGCACGTCGCGCACGGTGGTGACACCCCAGGCGAGATAGCGGGTGAGGGCCCAGGGTGCCACGTGCGCATGGGCGTCGATGAGCCCCGGGATGATCCACTTTCCGCGGACGTCGACCTCGGTCGTGCGGCGGGGCAGGGAAAAGCCGGCCCGCGTCGTCACGGCCTCGATGTGACCGTCCCGCACCACCACGACGGCGTCGCGCCGGGGCGGCGCACCGGTGCCGTCGAACACCGTGGCGCCGACGAGTGCGACGCCGTCGGGCGTCCACGCATTGCAAGCGGCGAGGACACCCGCCCCGGCAAGTGTCGCAAGGGCGAGCGTCGCGACGGCGCCTGCGCTAGTGCGGGTCACTCGACGAATGGTCGTGGATGATTTTCCATCCCTCGGGGCGGCGCTCGAGCACCAGCGTGAACGGCCCGCTCGCCGTGGTCCGGCCGTTGCGGAAGAGCACGAACCTCGCGGTGACGAGCGCGTGCCTTCGTCCGAGCGAACGCGCGGCGATCTCCTCGAATCTGAGGCTGTCGCGCTCGGCGCCGGGAGCGAACCGCGGGGCGTAGCGCGAACGGATGAACTCGAACCCGTACCGGGCGTGCCCGGCATCGATGAAGCTGGTTGACGTGTCGCGCGCGTAGGACGCCATGAACCCGTCGAGGTCGCCGCGGTTCCAGGCGTCCGCGTCCCGCTCAAGTTGCCCGGCAAAGAGCGCCGTGAGCTCGGCGCCACGCGGCGCCTCCCGCGCAGCAGCTTCAGGCGCGACGGTCTCCGGCGCCGGCGTACGGCAGGCACCAACCAGCACGACCAGCAGGAGGACGTGCAGACGCATGGATGCGATGGGGTGGAAGTCACCGGAAGCTCAACTTGTGGCACCATCGATGCAAGATGCCGGCGCTCCCACGCCGGCCGGCGGACCCGCTAGACGGGCCAGCTATGTTTCGGGCTCTTTGGGCCCAGGAGTACCACTGATGAGCCAACAGGCCATTTCCAACTACGGCCTGATCGGCGACATGCGGACAGCGGCGCTCGTCGGCCTCGATGGCGCGATCGACTGGTGCTGCTTTCCCCGGTTCGACAGCGGCAGCATCTTCGGCGCTCTCCTCGACGTCGAGCGCGGCGGCACGTGGTCGATCCGGCCCGATGGGGCGTGGACCTCGACCCAGCGCTATCTGCCTCGGACCAACATCCTCGAGACCACCTTCACCAC contains:
- a CDS encoding nuclear transport factor 2 family protein, with translation MRLHVLLLVVLVGACRTPAPETVAPEAAAREAPRGAELTALFAGQLERDADAWNRGDLDGFMASYARDTSTSFIDAGHARYGFEFIRSRYAPRFAPGAERDSLRFEEIAARSLGRRHALVTARFVLFRNGRTTASGPFTLVLERRPEGWKIIHDHSSSDPH
- the selD gene encoding selenide, water dikinase SelD; this translates as MPDTPIDQRPAIRLTSLSHGAGUACKLGSADLAQVLRALPMVEDPQVLVDAATRDDAAVYRIAPDRALVATVDFFTPIVDDPAAWGAIAAANALSDVYAMGATPLFALNLVGWPREKLSFEMLGEVLRGAAETCARARCLVLGGHSVDDPEPKFGLAVVGEVHPDRMLTNSGACAGDLLVLTKPLGTGILATALKRGALLEAGMADAVQSMSALNEGAARAALRVGVSAATDVTGFGLLGHLANLLDASRVGAEVEFDALPILPHARNLATRGFVPGGTTRNLEAANDRVDWAADLEETDRVLAVDAQTSGGLLLAVPPENEAALLTALRTEGTPAAATIGRLVAEPVGRIRVTRRPYTAPVST
- a CDS encoding amidohydrolase family protein, translated to MTRTSAGAVATLALATLAGAGVLAACNAWTPDGVALVGATVFDGTGAPPRRDAVVVVRDGHIEAVTTRAGFSLPRRTTEVDVRGKWIIPGLIDAHAHVAPWALTRYLAWGVTTVRDVHGTLDTILALRQRANTDQVPSPRIYSAGAMIDGRPPTYADAIPVDDASDARRAVDRLAVAGVDLIKVYTRVDPPVLKAIIDEANTFHLPVAGHLGLTDAVTAARLGLRSDEHMSGVPEASLADPSALLSAHYRGFWPGWTAFEQSWAGLDSAALDRVARELAARHVVVVPTLVLHETFSRLEDTLVTARPELRAVPAAEQTRWDVPGMIARAGWGRSDLAAFRRSRPMQDLFLRRFRAAGGTVATGTDASNQLLIPGFSVHQELELLVHAGFTPAEALLAATRNGAALIGADSLGTIVAGKAADLVVLRADPLDDIRNTRKVERVMLRGRLMPADSIRKAW